Proteins encoded by one window of Enterobacter pseudoroggenkampii:
- the tmk gene encoding dTMP kinase: MRSKYIVIEGLEGAGKTTARNVVVDTLKALGVADMVFTREPGGTQLAEKLRSLVLDIKSVGDEVITDKAEVLMFYAARVQLVETVIKPALAGGKWVIGDRHDLSTQAYQGGGRGIDQTMLATLRNAVLGDFRPDLTLYLDVTPEVGLKRARARGELDRIEQESFDFFNRTRARYLELAAQDSSICTIDATQSLDDVTRDIQHTITQWVQEQQA, encoded by the coding sequence ATGCGCAGTAAATACATTGTCATTGAGGGACTCGAAGGAGCGGGTAAAACTACCGCCCGCAACGTGGTGGTGGATACGCTAAAAGCGCTGGGCGTGGCGGACATGGTATTTACCCGCGAGCCGGGCGGCACGCAGTTGGCTGAAAAGCTGCGCAGCCTGGTGCTGGATATTAAATCCGTCGGCGACGAAGTTATCACTGACAAAGCCGAAGTGCTGATGTTCTACGCGGCGCGCGTTCAGCTGGTTGAGACGGTTATCAAACCTGCCCTGGCCGGCGGCAAGTGGGTGATCGGTGACCGTCACGATCTGTCGACTCAGGCATATCAGGGCGGAGGACGCGGTATCGACCAGACCATGCTGGCCACGCTGCGTAATGCCGTACTGGGGGATTTTCGCCCCGATCTGACGCTCTATCTGGATGTGACTCCGGAAGTGGGCCTCAAGCGTGCCCGCGCGCGCGGTGAGCTGGACCGCATTGAACAAGAGTCGTTTGATTTCTTTAACCGCACCCGTGCGCGCTATCTTGAACTTGCCGCACAGGACAGCTCAATTTGTACCATCGATGCGACGCAGTCCCTGGACGACGTCACGCGTGACATTCAGCATACCATTACGCAGTGGGTGCAGGAGCAGCAGGCATGA
- the fabG gene encoding 3-oxoacyl-ACP reductase FabG, translating into MSFEGKIALVTGASRGIGRAIAETLVARGAKVIGTATSENGAQAISEYLGANGKGLVLNVTEPASIESVLENIRAEFGEVDILVNNAGITRDNLLMRMKDDEWNDIIETNLSSVFRLSKAVMRAMMKKRHGRIITVGSVVGTMGNAGQANYAAAKAGLIGFSKSLAREVASRGITVNVVAPGFIETDMTRALTDEQRAGTLAAVPAGRLGDPKEIASAVAFLASDEAGYITGETLHVNGGMYMV; encoded by the coding sequence ATGAGTTTTGAAGGAAAAATCGCCCTGGTCACTGGCGCAAGCCGCGGTATCGGGCGTGCAATTGCTGAAACACTGGTTGCGCGCGGCGCGAAGGTGATTGGAACAGCAACCAGCGAGAATGGCGCTCAGGCCATCAGCGAGTATCTGGGTGCAAACGGTAAAGGTCTGGTACTGAATGTGACTGAACCTGCATCTATCGAATCTGTTCTGGAAAATATTCGCGCAGAGTTTGGCGAAGTGGATATTCTGGTAAACAATGCCGGGATCACTCGCGATAACCTGTTAATGCGAATGAAAGACGACGAGTGGAACGATATCATCGAAACCAACCTGTCATCTGTATTCCGTCTGTCAAAAGCGGTAATGCGCGCTATGATGAAAAAGCGTCATGGTCGTATTATCACTGTCGGTTCTGTGGTTGGTACCATGGGAAATGCTGGTCAGGCTAACTACGCTGCGGCGAAAGCAGGTCTGATTGGTTTCAGTAAGTCGCTGGCACGTGAAGTTGCGTCCCGCGGTATTACGGTAAACGTTGTTGCTCCGGGCTTTATTGAAACGGACATGACGCGTGCGCTGACTGATGAGCAGCGTGCGGGTACGCTGGCGGCAGTTCCGGCGGGTCGTCTTGGCGACCCTAAAGAAATCGCCAGTGCGGTTGCATTTTTAGCCTCTGACGAAGCGGGTTACATCACTGGTGAGACCCTCCACGTCAACGGCGGGATGTATATGGTTTAA
- a CDS encoding metal-dependent hydrolase, protein MFLVDSHCHLDGLDYQSLHKNVDDVLAKAAARDVKFCLAVATTLPGYRSMRELVGVRDNVVFSCGVHPLNQDEAYDVEDLRQLAAEEGVVAMGETGLDYFYTPETKPRQQESFRNHIRIGRELNKPVIVHTRDARADTLAILREENVTDCGGVLHCFTEDRETAGKLLDLGFYISFSGIVTFRNAEQLRDAARYVPLDRILVETDSPYLAPVPHRGKENQPAMTRDVAEYMAVLKGVSIDELARVTTENFSTLFHIDPARLQSV, encoded by the coding sequence ATGTTTTTAGTCGACTCACACTGCCATCTTGATGGCCTGGATTATCAATCCCTGCATAAAAACGTGGATGACGTGCTGGCAAAAGCCGCAGCCCGCGATGTGAAATTCTGTCTTGCGGTGGCAACCACGCTGCCGGGCTACCGCTCCATGCGTGAGCTGGTGGGCGTTCGCGATAACGTGGTGTTCTCCTGCGGCGTGCATCCGCTGAATCAGGACGAAGCGTACGACGTTGAGGATCTGCGCCAACTGGCAGCAGAAGAGGGCGTGGTGGCGATGGGCGAGACCGGGCTGGACTACTTTTACACGCCGGAAACCAAACCGCGTCAGCAGGAGTCCTTCCGCAACCATATTCGCATTGGCCGGGAGCTGAACAAGCCGGTTATCGTCCACACCCGCGACGCGCGTGCGGATACCCTGGCGATCCTCCGGGAAGAAAACGTGACGGATTGCGGTGGCGTACTACACTGTTTCACAGAAGACAGAGAAACGGCGGGTAAGCTGCTTGATTTGGGGTTTTATATCTCGTTTTCGGGGATCGTGACGTTCCGTAACGCTGAGCAGCTGCGTGATGCTGCACGTTATGTTCCGCTCGATCGTATTCTGGTGGAGACCGATTCTCCGTATCTCGCACCGGTACCGCATCGCGGTAAAGAGAACCAGCCCGCTATGACGAGAGATGTGGCTGAGTACATGGCCGTACTGAAGGGCGTCAGCATTGATGAGCTGGCCCGCGTGACGACGGAAAACTTCTCCACGCTGTTCCATATCGACCCCGCCCGCCTGCAATCTGTCTGA
- the lpoB gene encoding penicillin-binding protein activator LpoB, with product MIKNLSRYALVTAFALFLAGCVTRTEQPAPVEEAKPGTEQPTQPTQPQPTVPSVPSIPAQPGPIEHPDQTSQPAPRVRHYDWNGTMQPMVGKMLQAQGVTAGSVLLVDSVNNRTNGSLNAGEATETLRNALANNGKFTLVSAQQLAVAKQQLGLSPQDSLGTRSKAIGIARNVGAQYVLYSNATGNVNTPALQMQLMLVQTGEIIWSGKGAVTQQ from the coding sequence TTGATTAAAAACTTGAGCCGCTATGCGCTCGTGACAGCTTTCGCGCTGTTCCTGGCAGGGTGTGTGACCCGAACTGAACAGCCTGCGCCTGTGGAAGAGGCGAAACCGGGCACAGAACAGCCGACACAGCCAACGCAGCCGCAGCCAACCGTGCCGTCCGTACCGTCTATACCGGCGCAGCCTGGCCCGATTGAGCATCCGGATCAGACGTCGCAGCCTGCACCGCGCGTGCGCCACTACGACTGGAATGGGACAATGCAGCCGATGGTCGGTAAAATGCTGCAGGCGCAGGGCGTGACGGCGGGCAGCGTATTGCTGGTCGACAGCGTCAACAACCGTACCAACGGTTCACTGAACGCGGGCGAAGCGACAGAAACCCTGCGCAATGCTCTGGCTAACAACGGCAAGTTTACGCTGGTCTCGGCTCAGCAGCTCGCGGTAGCCAAACAGCAGCTGGGCCTTTCGCCGCAGGATAGTCTCGGCACACGCAGCAAGGCGATCGGCATTGCCCGTAACGTTGGCGCACAGTATGTGCTTTACTCTAACGCCACCGGTAACGTGAATACCCCAGCCCTGCAGATGCAGCTGATGCTGGTTCAGACAGGCGAAATTATCTGGTCAGGTAAAGGTGCGGTTACGCAACAATGA
- the yceG gene encoding cell division protein YceG encodes MKKMLRFVLILIVALGVAGGAGVWKVRQLADSKILVKDETIFTLKAGTGRQALGEQLYGDKIINRPRVFQWLLRVEPELSHFKAGTYRFTPGMTVREMLQLLESGKEAQFPLRFVEGMRLSDYLKQLRDAPYIKHTLKDDSYQTVADVLKFEHPEWVEGWFWPDTWMYTAGTTDVAILKRAHKKMVAAVDAAWEGRMDGLPYKDQNQFVTMASIIEKETAVAAERDRVASVFINRLRIGMRLQTDPTVIYGMGESYAGKISRKDLETPTAYNTYVISGLPPGPIATPSEASLKAAAHPAKTPYLYFVADGKGGHTFNTNLASHNRSVQDYLKALKEKNAQ; translated from the coding sequence ATGAAAAAAATGTTGCGCTTTGTCCTTATCCTCATCGTTGCGCTGGGCGTCGCTGGCGGAGCTGGCGTATGGAAAGTTCGCCAGCTGGCTGACAGCAAGATCCTGGTTAAAGACGAAACGATCTTTACCCTGAAAGCGGGAACCGGCCGCCAGGCGCTTGGGGAACAGCTCTATGGCGACAAGATTATCAATCGTCCACGGGTATTCCAGTGGTTATTGCGCGTGGAGCCTGAGCTGTCACATTTCAAAGCCGGTACCTATCGCTTTACGCCGGGAATGACCGTCAGAGAGATGCTGCAGCTGCTGGAAAGCGGCAAGGAAGCCCAGTTCCCCCTGCGATTTGTGGAAGGGATGCGCCTGAGCGATTACCTCAAACAGCTGCGCGATGCGCCGTATATTAAGCATACCCTGAAGGATGACAGCTATCAGACGGTGGCCGACGTGCTCAAGTTTGAGCATCCTGAGTGGGTGGAAGGTTGGTTCTGGCCGGATACCTGGATGTATACCGCAGGCACGACTGATGTGGCGATTCTTAAGCGGGCGCACAAAAAAATGGTCGCCGCCGTGGATGCCGCCTGGGAAGGGCGAATGGACGGGCTGCCGTATAAAGATCAAAACCAGTTTGTCACCATGGCCTCAATTATCGAGAAAGAGACCGCCGTTGCCGCCGAGCGCGATCGGGTGGCATCGGTATTTATCAACCGTCTGCGCATCGGCATGCGTCTGCAAACCGACCCTACCGTTATCTACGGCATGGGCGAGAGCTATGCCGGCAAGATCTCAAGAAAAGATCTGGAGACGCCAACGGCGTATAATACCTACGTGATTAGCGGATTACCGCCAGGTCCGATTGCCACGCCGAGCGAAGCGTCGCTTAAAGCCGCCGCGCATCCGGCAAAAACACCGTATCTCTATTTTGTGGCCGATGGAAAAGGGGGACACACCTTTAACACCAACCTTGCCAGCCACAATCGCTCTGTTCAGGACTATCTGAAGGCACTTAAGGAAAAAAATGCGCAGTAA
- the pabC gene encoding aminodeoxychorismate lyase: protein MFLINGLEQDTLPASDRAIQFGDGCFTTARILDGDVCLLEAHIRRLQHGCEKLTIPFTHWDTLRQEMCQLATGKDTGVLKVIISRGSGGRGYSAASCINPTRILSVSAYPAHYSRWREDGVTLTLSPVRLGRNPMLAGLKHLNRLEQVLIRTHLEQTDADEALVLDSEGFITECCAANLLWRQGGEVFTPSLEHAGVNGLMRQFCLQQLARSGYRVVEVSAGEAALQTADEVIICNALMPVVPVRAYGQQRWSSRELFQFLAPICEQTR, encoded by the coding sequence ATGTTTTTAATCAATGGCCTTGAGCAGGACACGCTGCCTGCCAGCGACAGGGCGATACAGTTCGGTGATGGTTGCTTTACAACGGCGCGCATTCTGGATGGCGATGTCTGCCTGCTGGAGGCGCACATTCGACGTCTGCAGCATGGCTGTGAAAAGTTAACGATCCCCTTTACGCACTGGGACACACTGCGCCAGGAAATGTGCCAGCTGGCAACCGGGAAGGACACCGGCGTACTCAAAGTCATCATCAGTCGCGGCAGTGGTGGCCGGGGTTACAGCGCCGCATCGTGTATCAACCCAACGCGTATTCTCTCCGTTTCTGCTTATCCTGCACATTACTCTCGCTGGCGAGAAGACGGCGTCACGCTGACGCTGAGCCCGGTTCGACTGGGACGGAACCCGATGCTGGCCGGGCTTAAGCATCTCAATCGCCTCGAGCAGGTGCTCATTCGTACTCATCTTGAACAGACGGACGCCGATGAGGCGCTGGTTCTTGACAGCGAAGGGTTCATTACGGAATGCTGTGCGGCTAATTTACTCTGGCGGCAGGGGGGAGAGGTGTTCACTCCGTCGCTGGAACACGCTGGCGTAAATGGGTTAATGCGTCAGTTTTGTCTGCAACAGCTGGCACGCTCTGGCTATCGCGTTGTCGAAGTTAGCGCAGGAGAAGCCGCGCTACAGACTGCCGATGAAGTCATCATCTGCAATGCGCTGATGCCTGTTGTACCCGTCCGTGCGTATGGCCAACAACGCTGGTCTTCGCGCGAGCTGTTTCAGTTTTTAGCCCCGATATGTGAGCAAACCAGATAG
- the acpP gene encoding acyl carrier protein produces MSTIEERVKKIIGEQLGVKQEEVVNSASFVEDLGADSLDTVELVMALEEEFDTEIPDEEAEKITTVQAAIDYINGHQA; encoded by the coding sequence ATGAGCACTATCGAAGAACGCGTTAAGAAAATTATCGGCGAACAGCTGGGCGTTAAGCAGGAAGAAGTTGTGAACTCCGCTTCCTTCGTTGAAGACCTGGGCGCAGATTCTCTTGACACCGTTGAGCTGGTAATGGCTCTGGAAGAAGAGTTTGATACTGAGATTCCGGACGAAGAAGCTGAGAAGATCACCACCGTTCAGGCTGCCATTGATTACATCAACGGTCACCAGGCGTAA
- a CDS encoding YcfL family protein: MRKGRIAALVVTMMIVGCSTRPAIPVNDEQTLVMESSVLAAGITAQQPALTISEINSSASSTLFNERHEPVTVHYRFFWYDVRGLEMHPLETPRSVTIPARSSVTLYGSANYLGAHKVRLYLYL, translated from the coding sequence ATGCGTAAAGGGCGTATTGCAGCGCTGGTAGTGACGATGATGATTGTGGGGTGCAGCACGCGCCCGGCGATCCCCGTGAACGATGAACAGACGCTGGTCATGGAATCCTCCGTGCTTGCCGCGGGCATCACGGCGCAACAGCCCGCGCTGACCATCAGTGAAATCAACTCATCTGCCTCCTCTACGCTCTTTAATGAAAGACATGAACCCGTGACGGTCCACTACCGTTTTTTCTGGTATGACGTAAGAGGTCTCGAAATGCATCCGCTGGAGACGCCGCGCAGCGTCACCATTCCGGCCAGGTCGTCGGTAACGCTCTATGGCAGCGCCAACTATCTGGGTGCGCATAAGGTGAGACTTTATCTTTATCTCTGA
- the holB gene encoding DNA polymerase III subunit delta', which produces MKWYPWLRPHFEQLIGSYQAGRGHHALLIQALPGMGDDALIYAITRFLMCQQPEGHKSCGKCRGCQLMQAGTHPDYYTLEPEKGKSALGIDAVREVSEKLYEHARLGGAKVVWLKDATQLTEAAANALLKTLEEPPVKTWFFLSCRDPGRVLATLRSRCRLHHLAVPQESWALSWLEREVTTSPESALTALRLSSGAPAAALALLQPDVWSERETLCRAVETALNNHDWLSVLPALNSDRVVERLHWLASLLLDALKIQQGATLLTNPDAWSLVNTLANRLSGTILHAMLHEICQSREQLLTVTGLNRELLLTDQLLRIEHYLQPGVTPPVSHL; this is translated from the coding sequence ATGAAATGGTATCCATGGTTGCGCCCACACTTTGAACAGCTGATCGGCAGCTATCAGGCGGGTCGGGGGCATCATGCGTTACTGATTCAGGCATTGCCAGGGATGGGTGATGATGCGTTGATTTATGCCATCACCCGTTTTCTGATGTGTCAGCAGCCGGAAGGGCACAAGAGCTGTGGTAAATGCCGTGGCTGTCAGCTGATGCAGGCGGGCACGCATCCTGACTACTACACCCTCGAGCCTGAGAAGGGCAAAAGCGCGCTCGGTATTGATGCCGTGCGGGAAGTCAGCGAAAAATTGTACGAGCACGCGCGACTGGGCGGCGCTAAAGTGGTCTGGCTCAAAGACGCCACACAGCTTACCGAGGCGGCGGCTAACGCCCTGCTGAAAACCCTGGAAGAGCCGCCGGTTAAAACGTGGTTTTTCCTCTCGTGTCGTGACCCGGGACGAGTACTGGCGACGCTGCGCAGCCGTTGTCGTCTTCATCACCTGGCGGTGCCCCAGGAATCGTGGGCGCTGAGCTGGCTTGAACGTGAGGTGACAACGTCACCTGAGAGTGCGCTGACCGCCTTGCGCCTGAGCAGCGGCGCGCCCGCGGCGGCGCTGGCATTACTGCAGCCTGACGTCTGGTCAGAGCGAGAAACGCTCTGCCGGGCTGTTGAAACGGCACTGAATAACCACGACTGGCTAAGCGTATTGCCTGCGCTTAACAGCGATCGGGTCGTTGAGCGTCTGCACTGGCTGGCCTCGTTGCTGCTGGATGCACTCAAAATTCAGCAAGGGGCAACGCTGCTGACCAACCCGGATGCGTGGTCGCTGGTGAATACGCTGGCGAACCGCCTCTCAGGGACGATTCTTCATGCGATGCTTCATGAAATTTGCCAGAGCCGAGAACAGCTTTTAACCGTGACGGGTCTTAATCGCGAGCTTTTACTGACTGACCAGTTACTGCGTATCGAACATTACCTGCAACCCGGCGTCACACCGCCTGTTTCCCATCTCTGA
- the fabF gene encoding beta-ketoacyl-ACP synthase II, which translates to MSKRRVVVTGLGMLSPVGNTVESTWKALLAGQSGISLIDHFDTSAYATKFAGLVKDFNCEEIISRKEQRKMDAFIQYGIVAGVQAMQDSGLVITEENATRIGAAIGSGIGGLGLIEENHTSLMNGGPRKISPFFVPSTIVNMVAGHLTIMFGLRGPSISIATACTSGVHNIGQAARIIAYGDADAMVAGGAEKASTPLGVGGFGAARALSTRNDNPQAASRPWDKDRDGFVLGDGAGMIVLEEYEHAKKRGAKIYAEIVGFGMSSDAYHMTSPPENGAGAALAMENAIRDAGITPAQIGYVNAHGTSTPAGDKAEAQAVKSIFGESASRVMVSSTKSMTGHLLGAAGAVESIYSILALRDQAVPPTINLDNPDEGCDLDFVPHEARQVSGMEYTLCNSFGFGGTNGSLIFKKI; encoded by the coding sequence GTGTCTAAGCGTCGTGTAGTTGTGACCGGACTTGGCATGTTGTCTCCTGTCGGCAATACCGTAGAGTCCACCTGGAAAGCTCTCCTTGCCGGTCAGAGCGGCATCAGCCTAATCGACCATTTCGATACTAGCGCCTATGCAACGAAATTTGCTGGCTTAGTAAAGGATTTTAACTGTGAAGAGATCATCTCGCGCAAAGAACAGCGCAAGATGGATGCCTTCATTCAATATGGAATTGTCGCTGGCGTTCAGGCCATGCAGGATTCTGGCCTTGTGATTACGGAAGAGAACGCAACCCGTATCGGCGCCGCTATCGGCTCCGGGATTGGCGGTCTTGGCCTGATCGAGGAAAACCATACATCTCTGATGAATGGCGGCCCGCGTAAGATCAGCCCGTTCTTCGTTCCGTCCACGATTGTTAACATGGTGGCAGGTCACCTGACCATCATGTTTGGCCTGCGTGGGCCAAGCATTTCTATCGCCACCGCCTGTACGTCTGGCGTACATAACATCGGCCAGGCCGCGCGCATTATTGCGTACGGCGATGCAGATGCTATGGTTGCGGGCGGTGCTGAAAAAGCCAGTACCCCGCTGGGTGTTGGCGGTTTCGGTGCGGCGCGTGCGCTGTCTACCCGTAATGATAACCCGCAGGCGGCGAGCCGTCCGTGGGATAAAGACCGTGACGGCTTCGTGCTGGGCGACGGGGCGGGCATGATCGTACTGGAAGAGTACGAACACGCGAAAAAACGCGGTGCGAAAATTTATGCTGAAATCGTTGGTTTCGGCATGAGCAGCGATGCTTACCACATGACGTCTCCTCCTGAGAACGGCGCGGGTGCTGCGCTGGCGATGGAAAACGCGATCCGTGATGCGGGTATTACCCCAGCACAAATTGGCTATGTGAACGCGCACGGCACCTCTACGCCAGCAGGCGATAAAGCTGAAGCTCAGGCGGTTAAGTCTATCTTCGGCGAATCTGCCAGCCGCGTAATGGTGAGCTCCACGAAATCCATGACCGGTCACCTGTTGGGTGCGGCGGGTGCAGTAGAGTCAATCTACTCCATCCTTGCGCTGCGCGATCAGGCTGTTCCACCAACCATCAACCTGGATAACCCGGATGAAGGTTGCGATCTGGACTTCGTTCCTCACGAAGCGCGTCAGGTTAGCGGTATGGAGTACACCCTGTGTAACTCCTTCGGCTTTGGCGGTACCAACGGTTCTCTGATCTTCAAAAAGATCTGA
- the ptsG gene encoding PTS glucose transporter subunit IIBC gives MFKNAFANLQKVGKSLMLPVSVLPIAGILLGVGSANFSWLPAVVSHVMAEAGGSVFANMPLIFAIGVALGFTNNDGVSALAAVVAYGIMVKTMAVVAPLVLHLPAEEIAAKHLADTGVLGGIISGAIAAYMFNRFYRIKLPEYLGFFAGKRFVPIISGLAAIFTGVILSFIWPPIGSAIQTFSQWAAYQNPVVAFGIYGFIERCLVPFGLHHIWNVPFQMQIGEFTNAAGQVFHGDIPRYMAGDPTAGKLSGGFLFKMYGLPAAAIAIWHSAKPENRAKVGGIMISAALTSFLTGITEPIEFSFMFVAPILYVIHAILAGLAFPICILLGMRDGTSFSHGLIDFIVLSGNSSKLWLFPIVGACYAVVYYTIFRVLIKALDLKTPGREDATEDSKAGATSEMAPALVAAFGGKENITNLDACITRLRVSVADVAKVDQPGLKKLGAAGVVVAGSGVQAIFGTKSDNLKTEMDEYIRSN, from the coding sequence ATGTTTAAGAATGCATTTGCTAACCTGCAAAAGGTCGGTAAATCGCTGATGCTGCCAGTATCCGTACTGCCTATCGCAGGTATCCTGCTGGGTGTCGGTTCTGCTAACTTCAGCTGGCTGCCAGCCGTAGTCTCCCACGTGATGGCCGAAGCAGGCGGTTCTGTCTTTGCTAACATGCCGCTGATCTTCGCGATCGGTGTGGCTCTGGGCTTCACCAATAACGACGGCGTTTCTGCGCTGGCTGCAGTGGTTGCCTACGGCATCATGGTGAAAACCATGGCTGTGGTTGCGCCGCTGGTTCTGCATTTACCGGCAGAAGAGATCGCCGCGAAACACCTGGCGGACACCGGTGTTCTGGGCGGTATCATCTCCGGTGCGATTGCAGCGTATATGTTCAACCGCTTCTATCGCATCAAGCTGCCTGAGTATCTGGGCTTCTTCGCGGGCAAGCGTTTCGTTCCGATCATCTCTGGTCTGGCAGCGATTTTCACTGGCGTGATCCTGTCCTTCATCTGGCCACCAATCGGCTCCGCTATCCAGACCTTCTCTCAATGGGCTGCTTACCAGAACCCGGTTGTGGCGTTTGGTATCTACGGCTTCATCGAGCGTTGCCTGGTGCCATTCGGTCTGCACCACATCTGGAACGTTCCATTCCAGATGCAGATTGGTGAATTCACCAACGCAGCAGGCCAGGTATTCCACGGCGATATCCCACGTTACATGGCGGGTGACCCAACTGCAGGTAAACTGTCTGGTGGCTTCCTGTTCAAAATGTACGGTCTGCCTGCAGCGGCGATTGCTATCTGGCACTCTGCGAAGCCAGAGAACCGTGCAAAAGTGGGCGGTATCATGATCTCCGCAGCGCTGACCTCGTTCCTGACCGGTATCACCGAGCCGATCGAGTTCTCCTTCATGTTCGTTGCGCCGATCCTGTACGTTATCCACGCGATTCTGGCGGGCCTGGCGTTCCCAATCTGTATTCTGCTGGGTATGCGTGACGGTACGTCCTTCTCTCACGGCCTGATCGACTTCATCGTTCTGTCCGGTAACAGCAGCAAACTGTGGCTGTTCCCAATCGTCGGTGCGTGCTATGCCGTTGTGTACTACACCATCTTCCGCGTGCTGATTAAAGCACTGGACCTGAAAACCCCAGGCCGTGAAGATGCGACAGAAGACAGCAAAGCTGGCGCGACCAGCGAAATGGCTCCTGCACTGGTTGCCGCGTTCGGTGGTAAAGAGAACATCACTAACCTGGACGCGTGCATCACTCGTCTGCGCGTGAGCGTTGCCGACGTCGCGAAAGTAGACCAGCCGGGTCTGAAAAAACTGGGCGCAGCGGGCGTAGTTGTTGCAGGTTCTGGTGTACAGGCAATCTTCGGTACCAAATCCGATAACCTGAAAACCGAAATGGATGAGTACATCCGCAGCAACTAA
- the thiK gene encoding thiamine kinase — MRLRNNDSTREEILTRYFPQYRLIAPQAHSGLGGASCIIAQGEHRLVLRQNHDPYAPASHFRRQFRALRRLPSDLVPAPRFFRQGWMAVDYLDGDVKSELPDTPALAAMLYHLHRQPRLGWRITLYPLLERYWQQAAPDRRTPMWLAHLKRLRKTGEPQPIRLAPLHMDVHAGNIVHTSAGIRLIDWEYAGDGDVALELAAVWTESDAARQMLIRDYAQVAHIDPEALRRQVRCWRPWVVMLMAGWFEMRYRQSRDKHFIALADDAWRQLQTKG, encoded by the coding sequence GTGCGGTTACGCAACAATGACAGCACGCGTGAAGAGATTCTGACGCGCTATTTTCCTCAGTACCGCCTTATCGCGCCGCAGGCCCACTCCGGGCTTGGCGGCGCGAGTTGCATTATAGCGCAGGGCGAACACCGTCTGGTCTTGCGGCAGAATCACGATCCCTACGCGCCTGCCTCCCATTTTCGTCGTCAGTTTCGTGCCCTGAGACGTCTTCCGTCAGATCTCGTGCCTGCTCCTCGTTTTTTCAGACAGGGCTGGATGGCCGTCGACTATCTGGACGGTGACGTTAAAAGCGAGCTGCCGGACACGCCGGCGCTCGCGGCGATGCTGTATCATCTGCACCGGCAGCCACGTCTGGGATGGCGAATCACGTTATACCCGCTGCTGGAACGCTACTGGCAGCAGGCCGCGCCTGACAGACGCACCCCAATGTGGCTGGCACATCTCAAGCGGCTTCGTAAAACGGGCGAGCCGCAGCCGATTCGGCTCGCGCCGCTGCACATGGATGTTCATGCCGGGAATATTGTTCATACGTCAGCGGGCATCAGGCTTATCGACTGGGAGTATGCCGGAGATGGCGATGTGGCGCTGGAACTGGCGGCAGTCTGGACGGAGAGTGACGCCGCGCGGCAAATGCTCATCAGGGACTACGCCCAGGTGGCACATATTGACCCCGAGGCGCTGAGGCGTCAGGTCAGATGCTGGCGACCCTGGGTCGTCATGTTAATGGCTGGCTGGTTTGAAATGCGCTATCGGCAGTCCAGAGACAAACACTTTATTGCGCTGGCAGACGATGCCTGGCGTCAGTTACAAACGAAAGGATAA
- the hinT gene encoding purine nucleoside phosphoramidase, whose protein sequence is MAEETIFSKIIRREIPSDIVYQDELVTAFRDISPQAPTHILIIPNILIPTVNDVKTEHEVALGRMLTVAAKIAEQEGIAEDGYRLIMNCNRHGGQEVYHIHMHLLGGRPLGPMLAHKGL, encoded by the coding sequence ATGGCTGAAGAAACGATTTTCAGTAAAATTATCCGTCGCGAAATTCCGTCGGATATCGTCTATCAGGATGAACTGGTGACGGCTTTCCGGGACATTTCCCCTCAGGCCCCGACGCACATCCTTATCATTCCCAATATTCTGATTCCGACTGTAAACGACGTAAAAACCGAGCATGAAGTGGCGTTAGGTCGTATGCTGACGGTGGCCGCGAAAATCGCTGAACAGGAAGGGATTGCAGAAGACGGTTACCGTCTGATCATGAACTGCAATCGTCATGGTGGCCAGGAAGTGTATCATATTCACATGCATCTGCTGGGTGGACGTCCTCTGGGGCCGATGCTGGCACATAAAGGTCTTTGA